A window of Aeromicrobium sp. Root236 contains these coding sequences:
- a CDS encoding MarR family winged helix-turn-helix transcriptional regulator yields MPTDSHQLARSVARLNRRLRQERQTDLTPTQLSVLGSILKLGPSTPSAIAAYERVQPPSITRTITCLVDEGLAIREPHPDDGRQVLISVSDKGDAVLAEERLRRDEWLAQRLAELTTAERKTLREATALLERLAAS; encoded by the coding sequence ATGCCCACCGACTCACACCAGCTCGCTCGGTCGGTGGCCCGTCTCAACCGTCGCCTCCGCCAGGAGCGCCAGACGGACCTGACGCCGACGCAGCTCTCGGTCCTCGGCTCGATCCTCAAGCTCGGGCCGTCCACCCCGAGCGCGATCGCCGCCTACGAGAGGGTTCAACCGCCCTCCATCACCCGCACCATCACGTGCCTCGTCGACGAGGGCCTCGCGATCCGCGAGCCGCACCCCGATGACGGCCGCCAGGTGCTCATCTCGGTGTCCGACAAGGGCGATGCCGTGCTGGCCGAGGAGCGGCTGCGCCGCGACGAGTGGCTCGCGCAGCGCCTCGCCGAGCTCACGACCGCCGAGCGCAAGACCTTGAGGGAGGCGACCGCACTGCTGGAACGGTTGGCCGCGAGTTGA
- a CDS encoding ABC transporter permease: protein MTTTQTTTQPGLLARLTKNWFYLSLVGIAVVSLVRIVTDTNDLDSTGTIRAAIIATCPILMAALGGLWAERSGVVNIGLEGQMILGTWGAAFFTYHYGPWVGILGAALLGLIGGLLHAVATVTFGVDHIVSGVAINLIGAGAATYLAEAIFPDYEGGGPRQLVGLDAPTNITIPGISDAAGSVADHHWFFVSDVASMVEALTTNISSLSLVIFGLVVASALILWRTSFGLRLRSCGENPQAAETLGVNVYLYKYIAVLVSGALAGIGGGFLALVSSSGYSASQTGGRGYIGLAAMIFGNWRPGGLLMGALTFGYTDSLRLRDTDAVHALLLLVALALLLIAALRVVRGQVNGAIIMGVAGAAVLAWFLLTDSVPREFTVMTPYVTTLFVLALGAQRLRMPAADGQPYRKGSAG, encoded by the coding sequence ATGACCACGACCCAGACGACGACACAGCCCGGCCTGCTCGCCCGATTGACCAAGAACTGGTTCTACCTCTCGCTGGTCGGCATCGCGGTGGTGTCCCTCGTGCGCATCGTGACCGACACCAACGACCTCGACTCGACCGGCACGATCCGCGCCGCGATCATCGCGACGTGCCCGATCCTCATGGCGGCGCTCGGCGGCCTGTGGGCGGAGCGTTCCGGCGTCGTCAACATCGGCCTCGAGGGCCAGATGATCCTCGGCACCTGGGGCGCGGCGTTCTTCACCTACCACTACGGCCCCTGGGTCGGCATCCTCGGTGCTGCGTTGCTAGGGCTCATCGGCGGACTGCTGCACGCGGTGGCGACCGTGACGTTCGGCGTCGACCACATCGTGTCCGGTGTGGCGATCAACCTGATCGGCGCCGGTGCGGCGACCTACCTGGCCGAGGCGATCTTCCCCGACTACGAGGGCGGCGGCCCCCGCCAGCTTGTCGGGCTGGACGCGCCCACGAACATCACGATCCCCGGCATCTCCGACGCCGCGGGCAGCGTGGCCGACCACCACTGGTTCTTCGTCTCGGACGTCGCGTCGATGGTCGAGGCGCTCACGACCAACATCTCGTCGCTCAGCCTGGTCATCTTCGGCCTGGTCGTCGCGTCCGCCCTGATTCTCTGGCGTACGTCGTTCGGCCTGCGGCTCCGCTCGTGTGGTGAGAACCCGCAGGCCGCCGAGACGCTCGGCGTCAACGTCTACCTCTACAAGTACATCGCCGTGCTGGTGTCCGGCGCGCTCGCCGGGATCGGCGGCGGCTTCCTCGCCCTGGTCTCCTCCAGCGGCTACAGCGCGAGCCAGACCGGAGGTCGCGGCTACATCGGCCTCGCCGCGATGATCTTCGGCAACTGGCGTCCGGGCGGGCTGCTCATGGGTGCCTTGACGTTCGGCTACACCGACTCGCTCCGCCTGCGTGACACCGATGCGGTGCACGCGCTGCTGCTGCTCGTCGCCCTGGCGCTGCTCCTGATCGCGGCGCTGCGAGTGGTGCGCGGGCAGGTCAACGGCGCGATCATCATGGGCGTCGCCGGCGCCGCGGTGCTGGCCTGGTTCCTGCTGACCGACTCGGTCCCGCGCGAGTTCACGGTCATGACGCCGTACGTCACGACCTTGTTCGTCCTGGCGCTCGGCGCTCAACGGCTGCGAATGCCCGCGGCCGACGGCCAGCCCTATCGCAAGGGAAGTGCGGGATAG
- a CDS encoding ABC transporter permease has translation MNAVQLRRIGMALLAPAIAIAVSVLVTTIVIAAVGSSPGDFWSAMFSDPTPRLRVNIVNQTAMIYTSAVAAAIGFRMGLFNIGIEGQYLMASFAAASFAGAAYLGGFANVAVSIIIAMAVGAAWAGIAGILRTTRGVSEVISTIMLNAIAVTLVGYLVDRHGVHEGNTVHTKTIESGSMVKGFTPYEARDGQIWALSILAVLVGVGFWVLLNKTRFGFDLRASGQSQTAALASGVNPKRMIVVSMMLSGGVAGLIWLPALFGAAGSYGTSYQSQLGFTGIAVALLGRNRPLGMLFGAVLFAFLSAQSNTLTFGTDVSPSIVQITQGVAVLAVVVSYEVVRRWRARLEQRVVAQELGTVEATA, from the coding sequence ATGAACGCCGTTCAGCTGCGCAGGATCGGGATGGCGCTGCTGGCTCCGGCCATCGCGATCGCCGTCTCGGTGCTGGTCACCACGATCGTCATCGCCGCTGTCGGCAGCTCGCCGGGCGACTTCTGGTCGGCGATGTTCAGCGACCCGACGCCGCGCCTGCGGGTCAACATCGTCAACCAGACCGCGATGATCTACACCTCCGCGGTGGCTGCCGCGATCGGCTTCCGCATGGGGTTGTTCAACATCGGCATCGAGGGGCAGTACCTCATGGCCTCGTTCGCGGCCGCGTCGTTCGCCGGGGCTGCCTACCTGGGTGGCTTCGCCAACGTGGCGGTCTCGATCATCATCGCCATGGCTGTCGGCGCCGCGTGGGCCGGGATCGCCGGCATCCTCCGGACGACCCGCGGGGTGAGCGAGGTCATCTCGACGATCATGCTCAACGCGATCGCGGTGACCTTGGTCGGCTATCTCGTCGACCGGCACGGCGTGCACGAGGGCAACACCGTGCACACCAAGACGATCGAGAGCGGCAGCATGGTCAAGGGCTTCACGCCCTACGAGGCCAGGGACGGGCAGATCTGGGCCCTGTCGATCCTGGCCGTGCTCGTCGGCGTCGGCTTCTGGGTGCTGCTCAACAAGACCCGCTTCGGCTTCGACCTGCGCGCCAGCGGGCAGTCGCAGACCGCAGCCCTCGCCTCGGGCGTCAACCCCAAGCGCATGATCGTGGTCTCGATGATGCTGTCGGGCGGCGTCGCCGGCCTGATCTGGCTGCCGGCGCTGTTCGGCGCGGCCGGGTCGTACGGCACGTCCTACCAGTCCCAGCTCGGTTTCACTGGGATCGCCGTGGCGCTGCTGGGCCGCAACCGACCACTCGGCATGCTGTTCGGCGCGGTCCTGTTCGCGTTCTTGTCGGCGCAGTCCAACACGCTGACGTTCGGCACCGACGTCTCGCCGAGCATCGTGCAGATCACCCAGGGCGTCGCGGTCCTCGCGGTCGTGGTGAGCTACGAGGTGGTCCGCCGATGGCGCGCCCGGCTCGAGCAGCGCGTCGTGGCCCAGGAGCTCGGCACCGTGGAGGCGACGGCATGA
- a CDS encoding amidohydrolase: MSLSDALARSIDVVTPDLIEVRRELHAYPELSWHEERTTDLVATWMDKSGISYERFEGTGLMAEIGPDGGPIVALRADLDGLPVVDTSQDPWKSSVPGVSHSCGHDVHVAAMLGAAVALAQADADQKLPVRVRLIFQPAEEVMPGGALKLLAAGALRGVSRIFALHCDPSLDVGHVGLREGPITGASDHIHVQLSGRGGHTSRPHLTEDLTYALGSLLTQLPAVLSRRFDPRAGASMVWGQIHSGNAANVIPSTGELSGTLRMLDAAAWHQAEHLVRGLISDIIEPFGVSADVTYTRGVPPVVNDFGATEIMRRAVTEAIGPSGVASTAQSLGGEDFAWYVEAVPGAMGRLGTRTPDGPTYDLHQGNLRIDERAIAIGAKVLACAAVS, from the coding sequence ATGTCCTTGTCCGACGCACTCGCGCGATCCATCGATGTGGTCACGCCCGACCTCATCGAGGTGCGGCGTGAGCTGCACGCCTATCCCGAGCTCTCGTGGCACGAGGAGCGTACGACCGACCTGGTCGCGACGTGGATGGACAAGAGCGGCATCTCCTACGAACGCTTCGAGGGCACCGGGCTGATGGCCGAGATCGGCCCCGACGGCGGGCCGATCGTCGCGCTGCGCGCCGACCTCGACGGGCTGCCGGTGGTCGACACGTCCCAGGACCCGTGGAAGTCGAGCGTCCCGGGTGTCTCGCACTCGTGCGGCCACGACGTCCACGTCGCCGCGATGCTGGGGGCCGCCGTCGCGCTGGCCCAGGCCGACGCCGACCAGAAGCTTCCCGTGCGCGTACGCCTGATCTTCCAGCCCGCCGAGGAGGTCATGCCCGGCGGCGCGCTCAAGCTGCTGGCTGCCGGCGCCCTGCGCGGGGTCTCGCGGATCTTCGCGCTGCACTGCGACCCGTCGCTCGACGTCGGCCACGTCGGACTGCGCGAAGGCCCGATCACGGGCGCCTCCGACCACATCCACGTGCAGCTCAGCGGCCGCGGCGGACACACGTCCCGCCCGCACCTGACGGAGGACCTCACCTACGCCCTCGGCAGCCTGCTGACGCAGCTGCCCGCCGTGCTGTCCCGCCGATTCGATCCCCGCGCCGGCGCGAGCATGGTGTGGGGCCAGATCCACTCCGGCAACGCCGCCAACGTCATCCCGTCGACGGGCGAGCTCAGCGGCACCCTCCGCATGCTCGACGCCGCCGCCTGGCACCAGGCCGAGCACCTCGTACGCGGCCTGATCAGCGACATCATCGAGCCCTTCGGGGTCAGCGCCGACGTGACCTACACGCGCGGCGTCCCTCCGGTGGTCAACGACTTCGGCGCCACCGAGATCATGCGCCGTGCCGTCACCGAGGCGATCGGTCCCAGTGGCGTCGCCTCGACCGCGCAGAGCCTCGGCGGCGAGGACTTCGCCTGGTACGTCGAGGCCGTGCCCGGTGCGATGGGCCGGCTTGGCACCCGCACGCCCGACGGTCCGACGTACGACCTGCACCAGGGCAACCTGCGCATCGACGAGCGCGCGATCGCGATCGGCGCCAAGGTCCTCGCCTGCGCCGCGGTGTCCTGA
- a CDS encoding sensor histidine kinase, whose protein sequence is MNPARIVLRPLGSSTWRRWVYLVLGAAVFTPYLVVGVYPTMLVWGDGAAAVTAAVAGGLALMAGAIALTAMLEAVRQLEVVAAKQLLRGPLVAELIPSSVSGADRVRAGAFFALHLVSGGLVGVATLIVLPSGVTFLLGAIGIVDLGGDAAWQGQSRPVMALLGIGCLVGFAYGTAALGALMSWVAPRLLGRSSMARLAEMERVTGELSERNRLARDLHDSVGHALSVVAVQAGAARKLLDADPEFARDSLAAVEAAASQALADLDGALATLRDEGPPGRRRTLADIDSLVSQSAAAGLVIDTELAGPVASLPEPLSSDAFMVVQEALGNALRHAGPVPVSLRVTVEDGVVRLHVSNPVPAAPAAPRPSGGRGLRWMAERARSYGGGIEAREVDGRWELDVTMRVDA, encoded by the coding sequence GTGAATCCGGCTCGTATCGTCCTGCGGCCCCTCGGGTCGAGCACGTGGCGCCGCTGGGTCTACCTGGTCCTCGGCGCTGCCGTCTTCACCCCTTACCTCGTCGTCGGTGTCTACCCCACGATGCTCGTCTGGGGCGACGGAGCCGCAGCCGTCACGGCCGCTGTCGCCGGCGGACTCGCGCTGATGGCGGGCGCCATCGCGTTGACGGCGATGCTCGAGGCGGTCCGGCAGCTCGAGGTCGTTGCGGCGAAGCAGCTGCTGCGCGGTCCCCTGGTCGCCGAGCTGATCCCGTCGTCCGTCAGCGGAGCCGACCGGGTGCGGGCGGGTGCGTTCTTCGCCCTGCACCTGGTGTCCGGAGGTCTCGTGGGCGTCGCGACGCTCATCGTGCTGCCCAGTGGCGTGACGTTCCTGCTCGGCGCGATCGGGATCGTCGACCTGGGCGGCGACGCGGCGTGGCAGGGGCAGTCACGGCCGGTCATGGCGCTCCTGGGGATCGGCTGCCTGGTCGGGTTCGCGTACGGCACCGCCGCCCTCGGCGCCCTGATGTCATGGGTGGCGCCGCGACTTCTCGGGCGGTCGTCGATGGCACGCCTGGCTGAGATGGAACGGGTCACCGGTGAGCTGTCGGAGCGCAACCGCCTGGCGCGCGACCTGCACGACTCGGTCGGGCACGCCCTCAGCGTCGTCGCCGTGCAGGCCGGCGCCGCCCGCAAGCTGCTCGACGCGGATCCGGAGTTCGCCCGCGACTCCCTCGCCGCGGTGGAGGCGGCGGCGAGCCAGGCACTGGCCGACCTCGACGGCGCCCTCGCGACGCTGCGCGACGAAGGACCACCGGGCCGCCGCAGGACGCTGGCCGACATCGACTCGTTGGTCAGCCAGAGCGCCGCGGCCGGCCTGGTGATCGACACCGAGCTCGCCGGCCCGGTCGCCTCGTTGCCCGAACCGTTGTCGAGCGACGCGTTCATGGTCGTGCAGGAGGCCCTCGGCAATGCCCTGCGGCATGCCGGCCCGGTCCCGGTGTCGCTGCGCGTCACGGTCGAGGACGGCGTCGTACGTCTGCACGTCTCGAACCCCGTGCCTGCGGCGCCTGCGGCTCCCCGGCCCTCCGGCGGCCGAGGCCTGCGATGGATGGCCGAGCGGGCCAGGTCGTACGGCGGCGGGATCGAGGCACGCGAGGTCGACGGCCGGTGGGAGCTCGACGTGACGATGCGGGTGGACGCATGA
- a CDS encoding BMP family protein has translation MTKLSAVAAVAALALAGCGSSDSGGSDGGGKPAASKDVCKTAKGDGPKIGLAYDVGGRGDQSFNDSAYVGLKKAVDEFDATCIEGEASDGEAESAREDRLRNFAENGATAIIGVGFAYSESVNKVAPDFPDVHFGVIDGFDPDKDANDNVAYLGFAEEQGSYLVGVAAAEKSKSGTIGFVGGVHNDLIKKFEAGYTAGAKAAKPGIKVEVSYIQESDLKGFGDPAGGKAAATGEFDKGADVVYHAAGGSGSGVFDAAVEAGDGKWAIGVDSDQYLTATKTQQPHILTSMLKRVDTATYDFIKSVDGGKPLTSYQTYDLKADGVGYSTSGGFVDDISSDIDGYKAKIISGEIKVPTVPGK, from the coding sequence TTGACGAAGCTTTCCGCCGTCGCTGCCGTTGCCGCGCTCGCTCTTGCGGGCTGTGGGAGCAGCGACAGTGGCGGCAGTGACGGCGGCGGCAAGCCCGCCGCCAGCAAGGATGTCTGCAAGACGGCCAAGGGCGATGGACCGAAGATCGGTCTCGCCTACGACGTCGGCGGACGCGGCGACCAGTCGTTCAACGACTCGGCGTACGTCGGCCTCAAGAAGGCTGTCGACGAGTTCGACGCGACCTGCATCGAGGGTGAGGCGTCCGACGGTGAGGCCGAGTCCGCTCGTGAGGACCGCCTGCGCAACTTCGCCGAGAACGGCGCCACCGCGATCATCGGTGTCGGCTTCGCCTACAGCGAGTCGGTCAACAAGGTCGCACCTGACTTCCCCGACGTCCACTTCGGCGTGATCGACGGTTTCGATCCGGACAAGGACGCCAACGACAACGTCGCCTACCTCGGTTTCGCCGAGGAGCAGGGCTCCTACCTCGTCGGCGTGGCCGCTGCCGAGAAGAGCAAGAGCGGCACGATCGGCTTCGTCGGTGGCGTTCACAACGACCTCATCAAGAAGTTCGAGGCCGGCTACACCGCTGGTGCCAAGGCCGCCAAGCCCGGTATCAAGGTCGAGGTCTCCTACATCCAGGAGTCCGATCTCAAGGGCTTCGGCGATCCGGCCGGTGGCAAGGCCGCCGCGACGGGCGAGTTCGACAAGGGCGCTGACGTGGTCTACCACGCTGCTGGTGGCTCGGGCTCCGGTGTCTTCGACGCCGCGGTCGAGGCCGGCGACGGCAAGTGGGCGATCGGTGTCGACTCCGACCAGTACCTCACGGCGACCAAGACGCAGCAGCCGCACATCCTGACGTCGATGCTCAAGCGCGTCGACACCGCGACGTACGACTTCATCAAGTCAGTCGACGGTGGCAAGCCGCTGACGAGCTACCAGACGTACGACCTGAAGGCGGACGGCGTCGGCTACTCGACGTCAGGTGGCTTCGTGGACGACATCTCCTCTGACATCGACGGCTACAAGGCCAAGATCATCAGCGGTGAGATCAAGGTCCCGACGGTTCCCGGGAAGTAG
- a CDS encoding MFS transporter, whose translation MSPTFRALSIRNYRIYAMGALVSNIGTWMQRVAQDWLILQLTHSGTALGITTGLQLLPVLLFSPIAGVVADRVPKRTVLRFTQTAMAVPAAVLGGLAIAGVVQAWHVYVLAFVFGIGTAFDAPARQSFVVEIVGKDDLANAVGLNSASFNSARMIGPALAGVLIAALGSGVRATGWVILANAISYVAVLVSLQLLDGSRLRPSPVTGTRKGAVRDGVRYVRSRPDLILILTCVFFVGTFGMNFQMTSALMATEVFHKGAGEYGILASIMAVGSLIGSLLAARRSRPRLAFVVLAGAAFSIVEIVSGLMPGYGSFAAVLPLLGLCALTMITSANAMMQMTTSAVMRGRVAALYLMIFMGGTPLGAPLIGWVGEEFGARWMLIGGGAVSLLGIAAGTLWYLHKQDIHRPELETFARDMRWTVRRPVRTASTP comes from the coding sequence ATGAGCCCCACGTTCCGGGCCCTGTCGATCCGCAACTACCGCATCTATGCGATGGGCGCCCTCGTCTCCAACATCGGCACCTGGATGCAGCGCGTCGCGCAGGACTGGCTGATCCTGCAGCTGACCCACAGCGGCACGGCGCTCGGCATCACGACCGGGCTCCAGCTGTTGCCCGTCCTGCTCTTCTCGCCGATCGCCGGTGTCGTCGCAGACCGGGTGCCCAAGCGCACGGTCCTGCGGTTCACCCAGACCGCCATGGCCGTTCCTGCGGCGGTCCTCGGCGGCCTGGCGATCGCCGGGGTGGTCCAGGCGTGGCACGTCTACGTCCTGGCGTTCGTGTTCGGCATCGGCACGGCGTTCGACGCGCCGGCCCGCCAGTCGTTCGTCGTCGAGATCGTCGGCAAGGACGACCTTGCCAACGCCGTCGGCCTCAACTCCGCGTCGTTCAACTCCGCACGCATGATCGGTCCGGCCCTCGCCGGCGTCCTGATCGCCGCGCTCGGCTCGGGTGTCCGAGCCACCGGTTGGGTCATCCTGGCCAACGCGATCAGCTACGTCGCGGTCCTCGTCTCGCTGCAGCTCCTCGACGGGAGCCGCCTGCGGCCGTCGCCGGTCACCGGCACGCGCAAGGGCGCCGTCCGTGACGGGGTGCGATACGTACGATCGCGCCCGGATCTCATCCTGATCCTGACCTGCGTGTTCTTCGTCGGTACGTTCGGCATGAACTTCCAGATGACGAGTGCGCTGATGGCGACCGAGGTCTTCCACAAGGGTGCGGGGGAGTACGGCATCCTCGCGTCGATCATGGCGGTCGGCTCGCTGATCGGATCGCTCCTCGCGGCGCGGCGGTCGCGCCCCCGTCTGGCGTTCGTCGTGCTGGCCGGGGCTGCGTTCTCGATCGTCGAGATCGTCTCAGGACTGATGCCCGGCTACGGCTCGTTCGCCGCGGTCCTGCCTCTCCTGGGGCTGTGCGCCCTGACCATGATCACCTCGGCCAACGCGATGATGCAGATGACGACGAGCGCCGTGATGCGCGGCCGGGTCGCGGCGCTCTACCTCATGATCTTCATGGGCGGCACGCCGCTCGGCGCTCCCCTGATCGGCTGGGTCGGCGAGGAGTTCGGCGCCCGCTGGATGCTGATCGGCGGCGGCGCGGTCTCGCTGCTCGGCATCGCCGCCGGAACGCTGTGGTACCTGCACAAGCAGGACATCCACCGCCCGGAGCTCGAGACGTTCGCACGGGACATGCGCTGGACCGTGCGACGTCCCGTCCGGACCGCCTCCACGCCCTAG
- a CDS encoding ABC transporter ATP-binding protein yields MPSEVDAVKLRGIGKRFPGVIANHDVDVTIRSGTVHALIGENGAGKSTLMKILYGVQRPDEGTIEIDGAEVTLRTPTDAIAHGVGMVFQHFMLADNLTVLENMVLGAEKLHGIGDDARSEIRRISDRFGFDLEPDVLVERLGVAARQRLEIAKVLYRGAKIIILDEPTAVLVPQEVDALFANLRELRSAGNSVLFISHKLDEVLAIADDITVMRRGTTVGTADPKTATKRQLAELMVGSELPSPETEESTVTDTVELELHDVTLTDDFGRDVLSDISLTIHRGEILGIAGVEGNGQSELVEAIMGMHIPTAGRITLSGEDVTHWHTRKLREAGIAYIPEDRHRHGLLLDSPLWENRILGHQTEAPNVKGPWINRSGARKDTTRIMADYDVRAPGIDTLARALSGGNQQKLIVGREMSGNPKLLIASHPTRGVDVGAQAAIWGHIKQARRAGLAVLLISADLDELIGLSDTIQVILRGRFVGTFEPSTVTPQDLGAAMTGGEAA; encoded by the coding sequence GTGCCATCTGAAGTGGATGCGGTGAAGCTGCGAGGGATCGGCAAACGGTTCCCCGGTGTGATCGCCAACCATGACGTCGACGTGACGATCCGCTCGGGCACGGTTCACGCCCTGATCGGCGAGAACGGCGCCGGCAAGTCGACGCTGATGAAGATCCTCTACGGGGTCCAGAGGCCCGACGAGGGCACGATCGAGATCGACGGCGCCGAGGTCACCCTGCGGACGCCGACCGACGCGATCGCGCATGGCGTCGGCATGGTGTTCCAGCACTTCATGCTCGCCGACAACCTGACCGTGCTCGAGAACATGGTGCTCGGCGCCGAGAAGCTGCACGGCATCGGTGACGACGCCCGGTCCGAGATCCGCCGCATCTCCGACCGCTTCGGCTTCGACCTGGAGCCCGACGTGCTGGTCGAACGGCTCGGCGTGGCCGCCCGGCAACGGCTCGAGATCGCCAAGGTCCTCTACCGGGGCGCCAAGATCATCATCCTCGACGAGCCGACCGCGGTCCTCGTGCCGCAGGAGGTCGACGCGTTGTTCGCCAACCTGCGCGAGCTGCGCAGTGCCGGCAACTCCGTGTTGTTCATCTCGCACAAGCTCGACGAGGTCCTCGCGATCGCCGATGACATCACCGTCATGCGTCGTGGCACGACTGTCGGCACGGCCGACCCCAAGACCGCGACCAAGCGCCAGCTCGCCGAGCTGATGGTCGGGTCCGAGCTGCCGTCGCCGGAGACCGAGGAGTCGACCGTCACCGACACCGTCGAGCTCGAGCTCCATGACGTGACGCTGACCGACGACTTCGGCCGCGACGTGCTGAGCGACATCTCGCTGACGATCCACCGCGGTGAGATCCTGGGCATCGCCGGCGTCGAGGGCAATGGCCAGTCCGAGCTCGTCGAGGCCATCATGGGCATGCACATCCCCACGGCCGGGCGCATCACGTTGAGTGGCGAAGACGTCACGCACTGGCACACGCGCAAGCTCCGTGAGGCCGGCATCGCCTACATCCCCGAGGACCGGCACCGGCACGGCCTGCTCCTGGACTCTCCCCTCTGGGAGAACCGCATCCTCGGCCACCAGACCGAGGCGCCCAACGTCAAGGGACCGTGGATCAACCGTTCCGGTGCCCGCAAGGACACGACGCGGATCATGGCGGACTACGACGTGCGCGCGCCGGGCATCGACACGCTGGCCCGGGCCCTGTCCGGCGGCAACCAGCAGAAGCTCATCGTGGGCCGCGAGATGAGCGGCAACCCCAAGCTCCTGATCGCCTCTCACCCGACCCGCGGCGTCGACGTCGGCGCGCAGGCTGCGATCTGGGGCCACATCAAGCAGGCCCGTCGTGCGGGTCTCGCCGTGCTGCTGATCTCGGCCGACCTCGACGAGCTGATCGGCCTGTCCGACACGATCCAGGTGATCCTGCGCGGCCGGTTCGTCGGCACGTTCGAGCCGTCCACCGTGACGCCGCAGGATCTCGGCGCCGCCATGACCGGAGGGGAGGCGGCATGA
- a CDS encoding response regulator transcription factor, translating to MTTVLVVDDEPLIRRGLAAVIDAEPDLEVVGEAVDGTEVVPLARRHRPDVVLMDVRMPRIDGIRATELLLAAFDEPPHVLVVTTFENDEYVYDALRAGASGFLLKRAGPEQVVEAIRVVARGESLLFPAAIRSMAGSHLSTPRSRTWSLTEREEEVLRLVAQGASNAEIAAALFVTVETVKTHVSNVLAKLGVRDRLQAVIEAYETGFIATR from the coding sequence ATGACGACGGTCCTGGTCGTCGACGACGAGCCGCTGATCCGGCGCGGACTCGCTGCCGTGATCGACGCCGAGCCCGATCTCGAGGTCGTCGGTGAGGCCGTCGACGGCACCGAGGTCGTGCCACTGGCACGCCGGCACCGGCCGGACGTCGTGCTGATGGACGTGCGCATGCCGCGCATCGACGGCATCCGGGCCACCGAGCTGCTGCTCGCGGCGTTCGACGAGCCGCCGCACGTGCTGGTCGTCACGACGTTCGAGAACGACGAGTACGTCTACGACGCCCTGCGCGCCGGCGCGAGCGGGTTCCTGCTCAAGCGTGCCGGGCCCGAGCAGGTCGTCGAGGCGATCCGCGTCGTGGCCCGCGGCGAGTCGCTGCTCTTCCCGGCGGCGATCCGGTCGATGGCCGGGAGCCACCTCAGCACGCCGCGGTCCCGGACGTGGTCGCTGACCGAGCGCGAGGAGGAGGTCCTGCGCCTCGTCGCCCAAGGCGCGAGCAACGCCGAGATCGCCGCAGCCCTGTTCGTCACGGTCGAGACCGTCAAGACCCACGTCAGCAACGTGCTGGCCAAGCTGGGGGTCCGGGACCGGCTCCAGGCGGTCATCGAGGCGTACGAGACGGGGTTCATCGCGACCCGCTGA
- a CDS encoding cytidine deaminase, which translates to MGISGPDDPIDWDSLAKYATEVMGRAYAPYSEFKVGVAGLVDDGRVVLGCNVENAAYGVGLCAECGMVSALHATGGGRLIAVACVDAKGAALMPCGRCRQLLWENGGPDMQLMTPSGVKTMTEVLPDAFGADDLDQR; encoded by the coding sequence TTGGGAATTTCGGGTCCGGACGACCCGATCGACTGGGACTCGCTGGCGAAGTACGCGACCGAGGTCATGGGACGCGCCTACGCGCCCTACTCCGAGTTCAAGGTCGGGGTGGCCGGGCTCGTCGACGACGGGCGGGTCGTGCTGGGCTGCAACGTCGAGAACGCGGCCTACGGGGTCGGGCTCTGCGCCGAGTGCGGCATGGTGTCGGCACTGCACGCGACCGGTGGTGGGCGGTTGATCGCGGTGGCATGCGTGGATGCCAAGGGGGCCGCTCTGATGCCGTGTGGACGCTGCCGCCAGCTCCTGTGGGAGAACGGCGGGCCGGACATGCAGCTCATGACGCCGAGCGGGGTCAAGACCATGACCGAAGTGCTCCCGGACGCCTTCGGGGCCGACGACCTGGACCAGCGTTGA